Proteins from a single region of Rhodospirillales bacterium:
- the gspG gene encoding type II secretion system major pseudopilin GspG: protein MISAKRAVRDTNRPPRATRADGAAQAGFTLLEVLVVLVILGLLAAVVAGPQIFKYLGSAKSEAAKVQIQQVSSALDLYRLEIGRYPTQEEGLSALIEAPAGVNRWNGPYLKKKEAIVDPWGRVFLYKIPGDHGDYDLWTLGADNAQGGNGEDQDLTSW, encoded by the coding sequence ATGATAAGTGCAAAGCGTGCCGTTCGGGACACGAACCGGCCACCGCGCGCCACGCGCGCGGATGGGGCGGCGCAGGCAGGCTTCACTCTGCTCGAAGTTCTGGTCGTCCTCGTCATCCTCGGGCTGCTGGCGGCGGTTGTCGCCGGCCCGCAGATTTTCAAATACCTGGGCAGCGCCAAGTCGGAGGCGGCCAAGGTGCAGATCCAGCAGGTGAGTTCGGCGCTCGATCTCTATCGCCTCGAGATTGGCCGCTACCCGACGCAGGAGGAGGGCCTTTCCGCCCTGATCGAAGCGCCGGCGGGCGTCAACCGTTGGAATGGGCCTTACCTGAAGAAAAAAGAAGCGATCGTCGATCCGTGGGGTCGTGTCTTCCTTTATAAGATTCCCGGCGATCATGGCGATTACGACCTCTGGACTCTGGGCGCCGATAATGCGCAAGGCGGCAACGGCGAGGACCAGGACCTTACAAGCTGGTAA
- a CDS encoding GspH/FimT family pseudopilin codes for MRKAATARTRTLQAGKGWAGTASPVGGAQAAFGFTLLEVLVVLVLLAIIAGFAGTRLIASMDGPALRSASGELANVLRHARGRAIARNEPVAVEVDVDAPSFGIPGESSYALSPKLHLTLFTAASAQRTANVGEIRFFPDGSSTGGEVTLASGDAHSYVQVDWLTGRVDVYED; via the coding sequence ATGCGCAAGGCGGCAACGGCGAGGACCAGGACCTTACAAGCTGGTAAGGGATGGGCGGGTACTGCCTCGCCGGTTGGCGGGGCGCAGGCGGCGTTTGGGTTTACGCTGCTCGAGGTGCTTGTTGTCCTCGTTCTGCTGGCGATTATCGCCGGCTTCGCCGGGACGCGGCTGATCGCCTCAATGGACGGACCGGCGCTGCGTTCGGCGTCGGGCGAACTGGCGAACGTGCTGCGTCACGCCCGGGGTCGGGCGATTGCGCGCAACGAGCCGGTAGCGGTCGAGGTAGACGTCGACGCGCCGAGTTTCGGTATTCCCGGCGAGAGTTCCTACGCGCTCTCGCCAAAGCTTCACCTTACTCTCTTTACCGCGGCGAGCGCGCAGCGCACGGCGAACGTTGGCGAGATCCGCTTCTTCCCCGACGGCAGTTCCACCGGCGGCGAAGTGACTTTGGCGAGCGGCGATGCGCATAGCTACGTACAGGTGGACTGGCTCACCGGACGGGTCGACGTCTACGAAGACTAG
- a CDS encoding prepilin-type N-terminal cleavage/methylation domain-containing protein encodes MRQRKQRAKEAGFTLLEVLVAFAVLAVLIVPILQVFGGGMGSTRTARTVAMATLLARSKLAEVAAARPLAVGEAEGTFEDAGFRWRASIVTDDSVLDTIDGEAAATNGRDGGETAKKRSHQTRANTQRNSSGFTGTRSSTNRKGALSAGDETGEEDLGGAQGSDLVVLRISVSVDWGNRGNGVTLTTFRLESAGDPAARGLE; translated from the coding sequence GTGCGACAACGAAAGCAGCGCGCGAAAGAAGCCGGCTTCACGCTGCTTGAGGTCCTCGTAGCGTTTGCCGTGTTGGCCGTGCTGATCGTCCCCATTTTGCAGGTCTTCGGCGGCGGTATGGGCTCGACGCGGACGGCGCGCACCGTGGCGATGGCCACCTTGCTCGCCCGCTCCAAGCTGGCCGAGGTGGCCGCCGCGCGGCCGCTCGCCGTGGGCGAGGCCGAGGGAACCTTTGAGGACGCCGGCTTTCGCTGGCGGGCCAGCATCGTCACCGATGACAGTGTCCTCGACACGATAGACGGCGAGGCGGCGGCGACGAACGGGCGCGATGGCGGTGAAACGGCCAAAAAACGCTCGCATCAAACGCGTGCGAACACCCAGCGGAACAGCAGTGGTTTCACCGGCACGCGGTCTTCCACGAACCGCAAGGGGGCGCTATCCGCCGGCGACGAAACCGGGGAGGAAGACCTTGGCGGAGCTCAGGGCAGCGACCTCGTGGTGCTTCGCATCAGCGTGAGCGTCGATTGGGGAAACCGGGGGAATGGTGTCACGCTGACGACGTTCCGGCTTGAAAGCGCCGGCGATCCTGCAGCACGGGGGTTGGAATGA
- a CDS encoding prepilin-type N-terminal cleavage/methylation domain-containing protein: protein MSGRDSRFEAPTGGFTLLELLVAMTVLGVLTGLLSSGVGFGARVWEREHAQADNWFALQTTQDVVRRLLSQIWPIGGSTQTGQAAFTGASGSMRFVGPPPAQSLTGGVYQYVLASRTGEGGVRLVLSWRLRSPDGILARGGGAGHNEDAFSLSSADRRSQSRLGAAKSSEPGSTRGQRANENARPAFGAGNENEEGAESDSRDVVLLDHLASIEFSYFGEFGEEKAMQWYDRWLDANRMPLLIRLRVTFPPKDQRVWPDFIVAPEITGMAGGG, encoded by the coding sequence ATGAGCGGCAGAGACTCCCGTTTCGAAGCGCCGACAGGCGGCTTCACCCTGCTGGAACTTCTCGTCGCCATGACCGTCCTCGGCGTTCTGACCGGTCTGCTGTCGAGTGGCGTCGGCTTTGGCGCGCGGGTTTGGGAGCGCGAGCACGCGCAGGCGGATAACTGGTTCGCGTTGCAGACGACACAGGACGTCGTGCGCCGTCTGCTTTCCCAGATTTGGCCGATCGGCGGCTCGACGCAGACGGGTCAGGCAGCGTTCACGGGAGCAAGCGGCTCCATGCGCTTCGTCGGTCCCCCGCCAGCACAGAGCCTGACCGGCGGCGTCTATCAATATGTGCTGGCCAGCCGCACCGGTGAAGGCGGCGTCCGCTTGGTGCTCTCGTGGAGGCTGCGTTCTCCGGATGGTATTCTTGCCCGCGGTGGCGGCGCCGGCCACAATGAGGACGCGTTCAGCCTGAGTTCGGCCGATCGCCGTTCGCAATCACGGCTCGGCGCGGCGAAGAGCTCGGAGCCGGGCTCCACGCGTGGGCAACGTGCAAACGAAAACGCCCGCCCGGCGTTCGGGGCCGGCAATGAGAACGAGGAGGGAGCCGAGTCGGACAGCAGGGACGTCGTGCTTCTCGATCACCTTGCCTCGATCGAATTCAGTTATTTCGGCGAGTTCGGCGAGGAAAAAGCCATGCAGTGGTACGATCGCTGGCTCGACGCGAACCGAATGCCGCTGCTCATCCGTCTGCGGGTGACGTTTCCACCGAAAGACCAGCGGGTCTGGCCCGATTTTATTGTCGCACCGGAGATAACCGGGATGGCTGGCGGCGGCTGA
- the gspD gene encoding type II secretion system secretin GspD produces MSPTPVATEPLETPAEQNTPASTGGAAAAEQDESSRSQHIGGIYRGSDTFVHRGVPAGGPVIRTPDGEVTLNFVDADLREVVKAILGDTLGANYVIDPQVQGTVTLQTSQPVPGPALISVLESILQVNNATLVQTDGLYKIVPADIGPKGNGHLRSTLAPATQAPGAQVVVVPLKHISATEVEKLLAPFAPPGGVLRVDPRRNLVVLGGSRADVASMLDVIDTFDVDWLAGMSFGLFALHSTTAKTMVDELGNVFGDQTEGPLAGVVRFVPIERLNAVLVISPRSLYVDRAQSWIERLDVGESETPRIYVYYCENSRAEDIAAVLSQVFGQQTSGASTRPQAQLAPGLSPVTLQGQTGGQPDAPAANALSSVATQRSGNNSAISGGGSSNVVAGGNDDIKIIADKVKNALVILAKPSDYRTVETALHKLDIIPLQVLIEATILEVTLNDTLQYGVEWFFKYGSNKIALSQSNSPRISSIGSDIAASIFPGFSYVLSPGDSVKAVVNALDQVSDLNVLSSPQVFVLDNQTATLTVGQEVPIQTRSQQSTVTDTANIVNSIEYKDTGVILNVTPRVNAGGLVTMEISQEVSNVSNEASAGGIDSPTINQRKVETTVAVQGGETVALGGLITDRRENTSSGIPWLSRLPWIGWLFGTKSETAGRTELLVLITPQVVGGAEQARQVTRELRSRLRSIVPLEQRLQ; encoded by the coding sequence TTGTCGCCGACTCCTGTTGCAACCGAACCCCTCGAAACGCCGGCGGAACAGAACACACCTGCTTCGACGGGCGGCGCTGCCGCCGCTGAACAAGACGAAAGTTCCCGCTCGCAACACATCGGCGGCATCTATCGCGGGTCCGATACATTCGTTCATCGCGGTGTGCCGGCGGGCGGCCCGGTGATCCGTACGCCCGATGGCGAGGTGACGCTGAATTTCGTCGACGCCGACCTGCGCGAGGTGGTCAAGGCGATCCTTGGCGATACGCTCGGCGCGAATTATGTGATCGATCCGCAGGTCCAAGGCACTGTGACCCTGCAGACCAGCCAGCCAGTGCCGGGACCCGCTCTCATCTCGGTGCTGGAGTCCATTCTGCAGGTCAACAACGCGACCCTCGTCCAGACGGACGGCCTCTACAAGATTGTACCGGCAGACATCGGGCCCAAGGGCAACGGCCATTTGCGCTCGACGCTGGCGCCGGCGACTCAGGCACCCGGCGCCCAGGTCGTCGTCGTGCCGCTGAAGCACATCTCGGCGACCGAGGTGGAAAAGCTGCTGGCGCCATTCGCGCCGCCCGGCGGGGTTCTTCGCGTCGATCCGAGGCGTAATCTCGTCGTCCTCGGCGGCAGCCGCGCCGACGTCGCGAGCATGCTCGACGTCATCGACACCTTCGATGTCGATTGGCTGGCAGGCATGTCGTTCGGTCTGTTCGCGCTGCATTCGACAACGGCGAAGACGATGGTCGACGAACTTGGCAATGTCTTCGGCGATCAGACGGAGGGGCCGCTGGCGGGAGTCGTCCGTTTCGTGCCGATCGAGCGCCTGAACGCCGTTCTGGTGATCTCGCCACGGTCGCTCTACGTCGATCGGGCGCAGTCCTGGATTGAGCGTCTCGACGTCGGCGAAAGCGAAACGCCCCGTATTTACGTCTATTACTGCGAGAACAGCCGCGCCGAGGACATCGCCGCCGTGCTCAGCCAGGTGTTCGGTCAGCAGACGAGCGGGGCGAGCACGCGGCCGCAGGCGCAGCTGGCGCCGGGCCTCAGCCCGGTGACGCTTCAGGGCCAGACGGGAGGACAGCCGGACGCGCCGGCGGCGAACGCGCTGTCTTCGGTCGCTACGCAGAGATCGGGGAACAACAGCGCCATTTCCGGCGGCGGCTCCAGCAACGTCGTTGCCGGTGGCAATGACGATATCAAGATCATCGCCGACAAAGTGAAGAACGCGCTCGTCATTCTCGCCAAGCCGAGCGATTACCGCACGGTCGAAACCGCGCTGCACAAGCTCGACATTATCCCGCTGCAGGTTTTGATCGAGGCGACGATTCTCGAAGTTACGCTGAACGATACGCTGCAGTACGGCGTCGAATGGTTCTTCAAGTACGGCTCCAACAAGATCGCGCTCAGCCAGTCGAATTCGCCGCGCATCAGCAGCATCGGCTCCGATATCGCCGCATCGATTTTCCCCGGATTTTCCTACGTGCTCTCACCGGGAGACAGCGTCAAGGCGGTGGTCAACGCGCTCGATCAGGTCAGCGATCTCAACGTGCTCTCGTCGCCGCAGGTGTTCGTGCTCGACAATCAGACGGCGACCCTGACCGTCGGTCAGGAGGTACCGATCCAGACGCGATCCCAGCAGAGCACCGTGACCGACACGGCCAATATCGTCAACAGCATCGAATACAAGGATACGGGCGTGATCCTCAACGTCACGCCGCGGGTGAATGCCGGCGGACTGGTGACGATGGAAATCTCGCAGGAGGTGAGCAACGTTTCCAACGAGGCCAGCGCCGGCGGGATCGACTCGCCGACCATCAATCAGCGCAAGGTGGAGACGACGGTCGCGGTGCAAGGTGGCGAGACGGTGGCGCTGGGCGGCCTGATTACCGACCGTCGCGAAAACACCTCGTCGGGCATTCCCTGGCTATCGCGGCTGCCGTGGATCGGCTGGTTGTTCGGTACCAAGTCCGAGACCGCCGGCCGAACGGAACTTCTGGTGCTGATTACCCCGCAAGTGGTCGGCGGCGCCGAGCAGGCCCGTCAGGTCACGCGTGAGTTGCGCTCGCGATTGCGGAGCATAGTTCCGCTCGAACAGCGGCTGCAGTGA
- a CDS encoding general secretion pathway protein GspK, giving the protein MTRKWLAQADRQRGIALLMVLGALMILSFLAIVYASNVRTEVLLSRNLVDNAEAEALADGAIYKAAARLAIDPRDGGLYGDGRIYVWHSDNAEIRLTIRDEGGKVDLNQAPAILLRELFIAIGEEPGHSDELADEIVDFRDEDDDKSPHGAEAPEYRKAGLAWGPKNRSFEMVEELAYVVGVTPDLYRRIAPLVSVYGQQENPHIPTAPLEVRTAVAAVAVDSHGRNANATGSELSQRSSQLPNRSGLSFGGSRFGRRGDLGGEPLDAADSSADDDSAANANSEDRSGVPVFTVHAESRTNSGTVFVREAIVDFSASTDQPFAIQAWRQGVRVMF; this is encoded by the coding sequence GTGACGCGGAAGTGGCTGGCTCAGGCGGACCGGCAGCGCGGCATCGCGCTGCTGATGGTGCTGGGCGCGCTGATGATACTGTCGTTTCTCGCCATTGTTTATGCGAGCAACGTTCGCACCGAGGTTCTCCTTTCCCGTAATCTCGTTGACAACGCCGAGGCCGAGGCGCTCGCTGACGGCGCGATCTACAAGGCCGCCGCCCGCCTCGCCATCGACCCCCGCGACGGAGGCCTTTACGGCGACGGTCGGATCTATGTCTGGCACAGCGATAACGCCGAGATCCGGCTGACTATTCGCGACGAAGGCGGTAAGGTCGACCTCAATCAGGCACCGGCCATCTTGTTGCGTGAATTGTTCATCGCCATCGGCGAGGAGCCTGGTCATAGCGACGAACTCGCCGACGAGATCGTCGATTTCCGCGACGAGGACGACGACAAGAGCCCGCACGGCGCCGAAGCGCCGGAGTACCGTAAGGCGGGTCTGGCTTGGGGACCGAAGAACCGCAGTTTCGAAATGGTCGAGGAGTTGGCTTATGTCGTCGGTGTTACGCCGGACCTCTACCGCCGGATCGCACCCCTGGTGAGCGTTTACGGCCAGCAGGAAAACCCCCACATCCCGACGGCTCCCCTTGAGGTGCGGACGGCGGTCGCCGCGGTCGCCGTCGACTCCCATGGCCGCAATGCGAACGCGACAGGAAGCGAGCTCTCCCAGAGGAGTTCCCAGCTTCCCAACCGAAGCGGCCTGTCGTTCGGCGGCAGCCGCTTTGGCCGTCGCGGCGACCTGGGCGGGGAGCCTCTCGATGCCGCAGATTCAAGCGCGGACGACGATAGCGCCGCAAACGCCAATAGCGAAGACCGTTCGGGCGTTCCGGTATTCACCGTTCATGCCGAGTCCCGCACAAACAGCGGCACCGTTTTCGTTCGCGAGGCGATCGTCGATTTCTCCGCGTCGACCGATCAGCCGTTCGCCATTCAGGCATGGCGTCAAGGCGTTCGTGTTATGTTCTGA
- a CDS encoding TIGR04282 family arsenosugar biosynthesis glycosyltransferase, with protein sequence MNREANESGDEQTIAPSSPEGRVAVAVMCRAPIAGRCKTRLTPPLSAEEAAALSRGFIADVAALVHGLPSSLGATGFAVTTPADNDGAFDGLFPNGFDRLVQRGDDLGARCVNAIADLFAQKFAAVCLLGADAPTLPVETLEAAVDLLRQPGDRVVLGPALDGGYYLIGVRRPCPELFRDIPWSTSRVRTETEARAAELALPVALLPLWYDVDDGHSFIWLLEELRGKGRAPAPTTLPGSTARATRQYLEALCCRGDGPPLEHPKSSLFD encoded by the coding sequence ATGAATCGCGAGGCCAATGAATCCGGCGATGAGCAGACCATCGCACCGTCTTCGCCCGAAGGACGCGTGGCGGTCGCGGTCATGTGCAGGGCTCCGATCGCCGGCCGGTGCAAGACACGGCTGACCCCACCGCTCAGTGCAGAGGAGGCGGCGGCGTTATCACGTGGTTTCATCGCTGACGTTGCCGCGCTGGTCCATGGCCTGCCGTCATCGCTTGGCGCTACGGGTTTTGCGGTGACGACGCCGGCTGACAATGACGGTGCTTTCGATGGCCTCTTTCCCAATGGCTTCGATCGTCTGGTTCAGCGGGGCGATGACCTCGGCGCCCGGTGCGTCAACGCCATCGCCGATCTGTTTGCCCAAAAATTCGCGGCGGTGTGTCTGCTGGGCGCCGACGCACCGACACTGCCGGTCGAAACCCTGGAAGCGGCTGTCGATCTGCTGCGTCAGCCGGGGGATCGGGTGGTGCTCGGTCCGGCGCTGGATGGTGGATATTATCTCATCGGTGTGCGGCGTCCTTGTCCCGAGCTGTTTCGGGACATCCCGTGGAGCACCAGCCGGGTGCGGACCGAGACCGAGGCCCGCGCGGCGGAACTTGCGCTGCCGGTCGCCTTGCTGCCGCTGTGGTACGACGTCGACGATGGCCATTCGTTCATCTGGCTGCTTGAGGAACTGAGGGGCAAGGGCCGCGCGCCGGCGCCGACGACACTGCCCGGCTCGACCGCGAGGGCAACCCGCCAATATCTGGAAGCACTTTGCTGCCGCGGCGACGGGCCACCGCTAGAGCACCCCAAGAGCAGTCTTTTCGACTAA
- a CDS encoding IS6 family transposase, with the protein MSDFKGRPFEGEIVLWAVRWYCHYGVSYRDLEQMMVERGVSVDHSTIYRWVRKYAPEIEKRLRWQWRRPGSPSWRVDKTYIKVKGEWAYLYRAVDKLGNTIDFYLSPTRNTKAAKRFLGKALKGLKDWEKPRVVNTDKAPTYVAALAELKAEGKCPKDTRHRQVKYLNNVIEADHGKLKQMIRPVRGFKTLKTAYATIKGFEVMRALRKGQAAIFNITRDIRGEARLVERAFGLGVCALAEAMQVVSERLELQAP; encoded by the coding sequence GTGTCGGACTTCAAGGGGCGCCCCTTCGAGGGCGAGATCGTGCTGTGGGCGGTACGGTGGTACTGCCACTACGGAGTGAGCTACCGCGATCTCGAGCAGATGATGGTCGAACGCGGCGTGAGCGTCGATCACTCCACCATCTATCGATGGGTGCGGAAATATGCGCCGGAGATCGAGAAGCGGCTGCGCTGGCAGTGGCGCCGCCCAGGCTCGCCGAGTTGGCGTGTGGACAAGACCTACATCAAGGTCAAAGGCGAATGGGCGTATTTGTATCGAGCCGTGGACAAGCTCGGCAACACGATCGACTTCTATCTGTCGCCGACGCGGAACACGAAAGCGGCGAAGCGCTTTCTCGGCAAGGCGCTTAAGGGCCTGAAAGACTGGGAGAAGCCGCGGGTGGTCAACACGGACAAGGCTCCGACCTACGTGGCGGCACTCGCCGAGTTGAAGGCCGAAGGCAAGTGCCCGAAGGACACGCGGCACCGGCAGGTGAAGTACCTCAACAACGTCATCGAAGCCGATCACGGCAAGCTGAAGCAGATGATCCGCCCCGTGCGCGGCTTCAAGACGCTGAAGACCGCCTACGCGACGATCAAGGGCTTCGAGGTGATGCGGGCTCTACGCAAGGGCCAGGCGGCGATCTTCAACATCACGCGCGACATCCGCGGTGAGGCGCGTCTGGTGGAGCGCGCCTTCGGTCTCGGCGTCTGCGCGTTGGCAGAGGCCATGCAGGTCGTCAGCGAACGGCTCGAGCTCCAGGCACCCTGA
- a CDS encoding aminotransferase class III-fold pyridoxal phosphate-dependent enzyme — protein sequence MPRSSRVRSQSLQQSPPPSFWAEARAACDAHATFVIFDKIPTGLGKTGRLFASEHTGVAPDVLALGKALGGGILPLAAVIARSGLDVGADLAAVDRHPRRTRPCARYSWRQPRRGGDNRGAVTAGPSVTRADHRSRGFDRKCPFRRIWARVSAGNRVVIPI from the coding sequence CTGCCAAGATCGTCACGCGTCCGGAGTCAAAGTTTGCAACAGAGCCCGCCCCCGAGTTTTTGGGCCGAGGCGCGGGCGGCTTGCGACGCACACGCCACCTTCGTGATCTTCGATAAGATCCCCACCGGCCTCGGCAAGACCGGCCGGCTGTTCGCCAGCGAGCACACGGGCGTCGCGCCTGACGTCCTCGCCCTCGGCAAGGCGCTCGGAGGCGGCATCTTGCCCCTGGCGGCGGTGATCGCCCGGTCCGGCCTCGACGTCGGCGCCGATCTCGCCGCCGTTGACCGTCACCCGCGACGAACTCGACCGTGCGCTCGATATTCTTGGCGACAGCCTCGACGAGGCGGTGATAACCGAGGCGCGGTAACGGCGGGGCCATCGGTGACGCGCGCCGACCATCGCTCTCGCGGTTTCGATCGCAAATGCCCGTTCCGAAGGATATGGGCTCGCGTAAGCGCCGGGAATCGCGTAGTAATACCCATATGA
- a CDS encoding ABC transporter substrate-binding protein has product MSRKRHGWATVLLLVCMHLAAGGAVAGDKIVLGTDWRAQAEHGGFYQALATGLYAKYGLDVVIRQGGPQVNAIQLLAAGRLDAAIAPNSFLSLNAVRENIPLIAVAAIFQKDPAVLIAHPGQGNDSFEALKGKPIMIGADTRAGSWLFLKQRFGYSDAQIRPYVFSIAPFLVDPHAVQQGYAGSEPYLIHQQGIEPVVLLLADAGYASYGSLIEVSTQMVRERSDLVQRFVDASIEGWQSYLDGDPSPGNALILKDNPEMTPDLIAYGIAQMKRWGIVSSGDAERLGIGVMSEARWQAFFTTMASAGLYPPAMDWHRAFTLHFVTQREDLESGGQ; this is encoded by the coding sequence ATGAGCCGAAAGCGTCATGGGTGGGCGACGGTCCTTCTCCTGGTTTGCATGCACCTCGCGGCCGGCGGCGCGGTCGCTGGCGATAAGATCGTGCTCGGGACCGACTGGAGGGCTCAGGCGGAGCACGGCGGCTTCTATCAGGCCCTGGCGACAGGGCTTTACGCAAAGTACGGACTTGACGTCGTCATTCGCCAGGGCGGCCCGCAGGTCAACGCGATACAACTCCTCGCCGCCGGCCGGCTCGACGCTGCGATCGCGCCGAATTCGTTCCTGTCCTTGAATGCCGTCCGCGAGAATATCCCACTGATTGCCGTTGCCGCGATCTTTCAGAAGGACCCGGCGGTGCTGATTGCGCATCCCGGTCAGGGGAACGATTCGTTTGAAGCGCTGAAAGGCAAGCCGATTATGATCGGTGCCGATACCCGCGCCGGTTCCTGGCTGTTCCTGAAACAGCGATTCGGCTATTCGGACGCGCAGATTCGCCCGTATGTATTTTCGATCGCGCCCTTTCTCGTCGATCCGCACGCGGTGCAGCAAGGGTACGCCGGCAGTGAGCCGTACCTCATTCACCAGCAGGGGATTGAACCCGTCGTTCTGCTGCTCGCCGACGCGGGGTATGCGTCGTACGGCTCGCTGATCGAGGTCAGCACGCAAATGGTGCGAGAGCGTTCCGACCTCGTACAGCGGTTTGTCGATGCCTCGATCGAAGGCTGGCAAAGCTATCTTGACGGTGATCCGAGCCCAGGAAACGCCCTGATCTTGAAAGATAATCCGGAAATGACGCCAGACTTGATCGCGTATGGGATTGCGCAGATGAAACGCTGGGGCATCGTTAGCTCCGGCGATGCCGAGCGCCTCGGCATCGGGGTGATGAGCGAGGCGCGCTGGCAGGCCTTCTTCACGACGATGGCAAGCGCCGGCCTTTATCCGCCGGCGATGGACTGGCACCGGGCGTTTACCCTTCACTTTGTTACGCAGCGCGAGGACCTGGAATCGGGCGGCCAATGA
- a CDS encoding ABC transporter ATP-binding protein produces the protein MNTVAPLLQLNGVVKTYGDGKAGLGPLDLALDEGEFLAVVGPSGCGKSTLLRITAGLLAPARGAIVRRFGDPPRRGDIGFVFQDATLLPWTSVFDNVFLPLHLAGVRRADAQRRIDAVLALVGLDGVAGDFPHELSGGMRMRVSIARALATRPRLLLLDEPFAALDEPTRFKLNDDLLQIWREEKLTVLFVTHSIFEAVFLATRVLVMSAGPGRVRADLPLDLPQPRTQALRMEPAFSAACRQVSEVLAGGKAA, from the coding sequence ATGAACACCGTTGCCCCCTTGCTCCAGCTCAATGGCGTCGTGAAGACCTATGGCGACGGCAAGGCCGGGCTTGGGCCGCTTGACCTTGCGCTCGATGAAGGCGAGTTCCTCGCCGTGGTGGGACCGTCCGGTTGCGGCAAGAGCACGTTGCTGCGCATCACCGCCGGGCTGCTGGCGCCGGCGCGCGGCGCGATCGTCCGACGCTTTGGCGATCCGCCGCGCCGGGGGGATATCGGCTTCGTCTTCCAAGATGCGACGCTGCTGCCGTGGACGAGCGTTTTCGATAATGTGTTCCTGCCCTTACATCTCGCTGGCGTGCGCCGCGCCGACGCCCAGCGGCGCATCGACGCGGTGCTTGCACTTGTCGGCCTGGACGGCGTCGCCGGTGACTTCCCCCACGAACTCTCCGGCGGCATGCGCATGCGCGTTTCGATCGCCCGGGCGCTGGCGACCCGGCCGCGCCTGCTGCTGCTTGACGAGCCCTTCGCCGCGCTCGACGAGCCGACGCGCTTCAAGCTGAACGACGACCTGTTGCAGATCTGGCGCGAAGAAAAGCTGACGGTGCTGTTCGTGACCCACAGCATTTTCGAAGCTGTGTTCCTCGCCACGCGCGTGCTGGTGATGAGTGCCGGGCCGGGCCGCGTCCGCGCCGATTTACCGCTCGACCTGCCGCAACCGCGGACGCAGGCACTGCGCATGGAACCCGCGTTCAGCGCGGCCTGCCGGCAGGTGAGCGAGGTCTTAGCCGGTGGCAAGGCGGCGTGA
- a CDS encoding ABC transporter permease: MPALLAIAVLAAWEGVVRLNHIPPYVLPGPVLIAQTLWRDAPDLLAALIVTLRIALEALVIAVVGGLALAVLLVQSRWIERSVYPWLIALQVTPIVAIAPLIIIWVDDVSVALLICAAVVAFFPIVANATQGLNSVDAGLVDLFRLYRASRWQTLVLLRLPTALPYILGGVRISGGLALIGAIVAEFVAGTGGSESGLAYRILEAGYRLQIPRLFAALLLLSTAGVLMHAALAWVSRYLLRHR, translated from the coding sequence ATGCCGGCGCTTCTCGCCATCGCCGTTCTCGCGGCGTGGGAAGGGGTGGTGCGCCTGAACCACATTCCGCCATACGTCTTGCCGGGGCCGGTTCTGATCGCCCAGACGCTATGGCGCGATGCGCCCGATCTGCTGGCGGCGCTCATAGTCACGCTCCGCATCGCCCTCGAAGCGCTGGTGATCGCGGTTGTCGGCGGTCTTGCGCTCGCGGTTCTGCTGGTGCAGTCGCGCTGGATCGAGCGCAGCGTCTATCCCTGGCTGATCGCGCTCCAGGTCACGCCGATCGTGGCGATTGCGCCACTGATCATCATCTGGGTCGACGATGTATCCGTCGCGTTGCTGATCTGCGCCGCGGTCGTTGCCTTTTTTCCCATCGTCGCCAATGCCACGCAGGGACTTAATAGCGTCGATGCCGGCCTTGTGGACCTGTTTCGGCTTTACCGGGCAAGCCGCTGGCAGACGCTCGTTCTCCTGCGCCTGCCGACGGCACTGCCCTATATCCTCGGCGGGGTGCGTATTTCCGGGGGGCTCGCCCTCATCGGTGCGATCGTTGCCGAGTTCGTCGCCGGGACGGGCGGCAGCGAGAGCGGCCTCGCCTATCGCATCCTCGAAGCGGGATACCGGCTGCAAATTCCCCGCCTGTTCGCCGCCCTGCTGCTGCTGTCCACTGCGGGCGTTCTGATGCATGCCGCCCTGGCCTGGGTAAGCCGGTATCTGCTGCGTCATCGATGA